The Fusobacterium russii ATCC 25533 sequence TCCTATATGTGGTTTGTAATTCCACCGAATTTCTTCCTGTGCACCACAGTCAACAAGGACATTAAAAACTTTATCAATATACTCACTTCTTATACCCGTATTTAATTTACCATCTGAATATGTCCCTGCTCCACCTTCACCAAATTGTATATTTGAATTAGGATTTAATTTATAACTTTTTATAAAATCCGCAGTGGTTTTATTTCTTTTTTCAACTTCTTCTCCTCTTTCAAATACAATGGGGATATATCCATATTCAGCAAGTCTTAAAGCAGAAAAAAGTCCAGCTGGACCTGCTCCCACAACAGCCACTTCCATTTTATTTAAAAGAGCTCTTCTTTTCAATTCGGGATTAGGTTTTGCTAAACTTAATTTTTTATATTTTTCTAAGTTTATTTCTTTTTTTAATTCAATTTCCAAGCTATAAATAAATTTTATGTCATTTTTTTTTCTGCTATCTATCGATCTTTTTAAATATTTTAAATTTTTAATATTTTCACGATTTATACCATTTTTTTCTAATTCTTTTAAAATTTCACAATTTTGTTCCCTGTCAATAGATATAATAATATTACTAATATTTACCTTCATTAAATGCTCCTATTTTACTTTTAGTAAATCATGGATTCTTATTACTCCAATAAATTTTTCTTTATCAAAAACCGGTAATACATTTATCTGACTAGGTCTATCCTCCATTAATGATAGGGCATCTGTTGCCATTGCTCTCATATCAACCTTTGTATAGTTTATTGTCATTATGTCTTTTGCTTTTAGATTAAAGAAATTTTCTCTATGTTTTAAGGCTCTTCTAATATCACCTTCTGTTATAATACCTATCAAATTCTCATTTTCCATAACACAGACTATTCCCAGTTTTTTATCATTCATTAATATTACTATATCATCTATAGCACTTTCTTTATTGCATAGTGCCAAACTTGTACCGGATTTCATTAGGTTTTCTACCTTTGTTAGTAATTTTTTTCCTAGACTTCCTCCAGGATGGTACATAGCAAAATTCTGAGGTTTAAAATCTCTAAGCTTCATTAAGCAACCAGCCAAGGCATCTCCCATTACAAGTGCTGAAGTAGTTGAAGCCATAGGTGCTAAATTTAAAGGACATCCTTCTCTATCTACATGTGTATCTAAAACTATATCAGAAACTTTGGCTAAAGAAGAATTTATATTTCCTGTCATTCCTATTATATATGCACCTATATTTTTAATAGCAGGTATAATAGACATAATTTCTGTATTTTCACCACTATTTGAGATAGCGATAACTATATCATCACTATTGACAAGACCTAAATCACCATGCAAGCCTTCTGTTGAATTCATATATGTACTTGTTGTTCCGGTTGAAGCTAAGGTTGCAGATATTTTTCTAGCTATGATACCAGTTTTCCCTATACCTGTTAATACAACTTTTCCTTTACATTCTAAAATTTTCTTAGCTGTTTTTATAAAATTTTCCGATAGGTTATCTTTTCTTTTTATTAGGGCATCAATTTCTGCTGTATATATGTTTTTAGCAATTTCAATAATTTCTTTGTCAGTCATTTAAAAAACTCCTTTATGCTACTTTAAAATCTATATATATTTTCTTCAGTGATTAAAATATCAATTTTTTTATCAAAAATATCTGTTTCAATTTTCTCATTAACTACTTGGATTTCAAATGCTACAGCAATTCTTTTAGCATTAGGATAGACATTGAAAAATCTGTCGTAGTAACCTCTTCCGAAACCTATTCTATTTGCATATCTGTCAAAGGCAACTCCCGGTACTATTATTAAGTCAATTTCTCCTAAGTATTCATCTCCGACAGGTTCTATGTTACCGAAGGGACTTTTAGAAAAATTTCCATTATTTTTTATAGCTATCATTTTTTCTTTATCAATTACTCGAGGTAAAATTAAATTTTTTTCATTTTTTTCTATAAAATTATTTATTTCATCTGTCTTTACTTCATTTTTGAAATCCATATATGACAAAATACTTTTTGCCTTAATAAAATATTTTTCATTTTTTATTTTTTCAAAAATTATTTTGCTAGCTTTTTCAATAAAGTCTAAATCTAAAGCTTCTCTTTTTTTTCTGACTATACTTCTTATTTCTTTTTTATTCATTATCATCTAACCTTGCCTTTATAGCCTTTATATCATTCCAGAAATTAGTAGCAGTAATAGCTTTTTTTCCTTCATCATTTCTTGCCTTAATAACAGTTTCAATATCATAGGTAATAAATGTGTCTATCTCACCCTTCCAAGAAAAAAATTCACCTCTTTCTTTATTAAAGTCAATTTCTTTTCCTAAAACCGTTTGTGCAGTATCATTACCTAAAAAGACTATAATTTTAGGAGCTATTAAGCCTATCTGCATAAATAATATATCCAATAATTTTTTTCTATCTTCTTCATTTATAAAGTGCTTAAATTTGACTTCTCTTTTTGCCAGAGTTGTAACATAGTACATATCCGGAGTTATTTCAACTATATCTAATAGTTTTAATAAAAACTCTCCACTTGAATTTATAGCAACTTTATAATCTTCAGCCAGATAAAGCTCAGGATCATTTCCAATAAAAAGTATCGGTGCTGTTCTATTTCCCATTCCAATTAAAATTTCTCTTTTATCTTTTGGAATAAGTTCAGTTCCTATAATTCCTACTTCAAATTTCATCTCTTCCCATAATTCCATTATTTCATTCACGATATCACCTTTTATATTTCAAATAGTTCACTCACTTCATCTTGAGAAGTAATTTCATACTCAGGTCTACGAAACATTCTATCAAATTCATCATCCAATGTTTGCTTTATAAGTTTAGGATTATTACTGTCCTTGCTGACATGAGCAAGGAATATTTTTTTAATTTTAGCAGTATACATTTCTTTTATAAATCTTGCACAGTCATTATTTGAAAGATGACCATTTCTACTTTTAACTCTTGATTTCAAGTTCCAGGGATATGAACAATTCATAAGCATATTAAAATCGTAGTTGCTTTCAATTACCATAGCATCTACATCTTTAAAAGCTTCTCTAACTATATTATCAACATAGCCGATATCAGTTGAAATTGCAACTTTTTTCCCAAGTTGATTTTCTATTCTAAAACCTAGAGTTCTCACAGCGTCATGCATTACATCAAAAGGGGAAACTTTTATAGTGTCATTTATAATAAAATCCTTATCTATTAGTTTTATTAAGTCTTTGTTGATTTCACCTAATTTTAACATTCCTGCTTCATAGCTTTCAGGGCTTATATAGAGAGGGATATTGTACTTTCTGGCTATAACTCCTGCTCCATTTATATGATCACTATGTTCATGTGTTATAAGAATAGCTGAAATATCTGCTAAGTTTTCACCAATCTTTTCTAATTTTTCTTCAGTTTTTTTGCAACTAAAACCTGTATCAACTAAAATTTTTAATCCATCAACTTCTATATATGTTGAATTTCCAGCACTTCCACTCCCCAGTATAGAAATTTTCATCATTTTGTATTTCCTTTCTTTTTGATTAAATGTTTTTGTGGTCTTATTGTTAAATCAGTTATAACTATATTAGTATTTTGTGCCAAGATAAAATCAAGAGCATTGGACAGATCTGAAACATTTATATATGTATTTTTATCATCATCACATTCAAAAAAAGCCTTATCATAAAAGTTGGTTTTAGTCATATCTGGATGAAGATTTACAACTTTTACTCCGTATTTTCTGACTTCTTCAAAGAGGCTATTTCCAAAATGGCTAAGACCTGCCTTGGTTGCAGAATAAACGGCGGCAAAAGGACTTTCTTTTTTTGCAGTTATAGATGAAATATTTATTATTATACCTTTATTTTCTTTTAAAGTTCTTAAAAAATATTGTGTTATTATAAGAGGTGCTTGCAAATTGACAGAAAGCATATTCTTAATTTTTGAAATAGACATTTCTTCATGTGGTGAAAAATAAGCAAGACCTGCTGAATTGACAATTAAATTAAAGTTTATTTTTTTTAAAGAATGTAACATTTTTTCTAAATTATCCAATTTTGAGAGATCACACTCTATTCTATGGAATCTATCATTAGAAAATGAAATTTTTGAAAAATTACGTCCAACACCATATACTGAATAGCCCATATTTAAAAGTTTTTTGCTTATTTCATAGCCTATTCCTGATGTTGCACCTGTAACTAAGGCAATTTTCATCTTACACCCCTGTCTAAATATATATTTTTTCAACATTAACAAAGTTTAAGAGAATATCTTTTATATGAGTTAATGCTTTTTCTCTTTTAGCTTTTGAATAGGAATAAACTCCATTTTCACATACATAAGGATAGTGTAGAAGCCGCGAATCCGAATTTTGTCTTCTCATTTTTTTTAAATATTCCTTTGATATTCTAAAAAAACCGATGCTTATATCTACAATCTTATCTTTATCTAAGCTAACAAAAATCTGTTTTATCATATCTGAATAGATAAGTTCAAAATTTTCTGTATAGATTATTGGATCGATACAGAGTCTTATACTCCATCCCTTTCTCTGCAAGTCCTTTATTGCCTCTATTCTTTTTTCAAAGCCGGCAGTATATTTTTCGTAATTTTTTACTATAAAATCCGGTGATACTGTGAATGCAATTATAAAATTATCTAAGGATTTTTTTTCAATAATATTTTTTATATTTGTTGATTTTGTGCGTAGTTCTATTTTTAAATTTTTATATTCCTTTGCAAGTTCATACCATTTATCAACGAAATTACAAATATTATCCAAAGCGAGTAAATCAGTATCATAGGATATGCATAAATAGATATGTCCCAAATCATTAAGAAGTTTTTTTACCTCTTCAAAAACATCTTCAATATTAACAAATATAACTATATTTGCTGAAGGATATACGCCTTGCAAATAGCAATATTCACAGTCATATAAACAATTTATTATAGAAGAGGTGTAAAAAAAGTTCTCATTATTAAAACTTTCACAGACTTTAGCTCCTTTATATATGTTGTTTTCATTTTTTACTGCTAGAATAAGCTTAGGGCTTAATTTTTGAGTAATAAAATTTTGATTATTGCTAGAAAAGACTTCTTTATAATTTGAAATTTCTATAATTTTTGAATTTGGAAATTTGGCAACTATTCTTTGAGTGTTTCTATTGCTTAAAGCCTCTTTTTCAATATAAATATGTGAAAATTTATTGGTCAATAATTCTTTTTTTAATATCTTCAAACTTTTTCTTTCCTTCTAATTTATTATTTATCTCTATGTTTTCATAGTCTTTTAAAAACTCAAAAATGTTTTTTTCAGATAATTTTAAATACTTTAATAGATTCATAAATTCATAGTACATTGTATCACTTAATTTAAGATTTTGTCTTATTTTTTTTATAAAAATTTCTTCTTTAATACTGAAACTGCTTTCACTCTCCAGACAAAAATCAAATAAATTTTCAATAAATCGGAATATTTCAGTATACGCTTTAGAAAGTTTTTCTATCTCATTTATTTCAGCCACTTTTCTATGACTGGGTTTATCAAATAGAATATCTGAAATAATTTTTAAAACTATAATTTTATCTTTTCTAAAAAAATAATTTGCAGTTTCAAAAAAACCAATACTTTCCATATCTATATAAATTTCTTTATTTGAATTTTCATCGCAGTGGTATGTACTTTGAATTTTATCAAAACAAATTAAACTTCCCTCCAAAAAACTATGCTTATAAAGCATTTCCGGATAAAAGCTTTGTTTTGAATATGCGTTGGATATTTTATTAATCATTACTACATCAAGTAAGCTATCTTCCTTATTTATACTGGCACAAAAACCTAAGTTTATCAGAAAGTCACTTTCTTTTATAATGGCATTTGTTAAAAGTTGGCTAAGAGCTATGCTGGCTTTTATTTTTCCTGTACCGGAAATTATAAGTTTTAGTTTTTCATTTGAAAAAACTTGAAATTTTAATATTGTTTCTTCTTTTTTTAAATTGTATCTTTCTATTATCGGTTTTGCTTCTAAGTATAAAGCAGTTAATATGTAAATCATTATTTCTCACTTTTTATATTATATATTTTTTTATCTATTTATCTATTATAGCATAGTTTTTTAGACAATTTTTTGTTTTGTTAGCATTAAAAATAAAAAATATCAATATTATTTTGATAAATGTTAATTTTTTATAAAAATTGTTCTTTTTTAAATAAGTCATATTTTTTTAAAAATAAAAATAAAAACATTTATTTAAAACAACTTGACAAGTCTATTTTTCCATTATAAAATTATCATAGTATATTTTTAAGGAGGTATTTTTAATGAAAACAGTTGGAATTTTTTATGGAACAAATGGAGGGAAAACTCAAGAAGTTGTTGATATAGTTGCTGCTCAATTAGGTGATGCTCAAGTGTTTGATGTTGCTGATGGAATAGATGCGATTGAAATGTTTGATAATATTATATTAGCTTCTCCTACTTATGGTCTAGGAGATTTACAAGATGATTGGGCAAATGTTATTGATGAGCTTGCTGATATAGATTTCTCTGATAAAACTGTTGCTTTAATTGGTGTAGGAGATTCAGCTTTATTTGCTGGAAACTATGTTGAATCAATGATGCACTTATATAATGCAGTTGAGCCTAAAGGAGCTAAAATAATTGGTATGACATCTACTGATGGATATGATTTTGACGCTTCTGAAGCAGTTATTGATGATAAATTTATGGGACTTGCTATAGATGCTTCTTTTGATGAAGATGAAATCACTTCAAAAGTTGAATCTTGGGTAGAAAATTTAAAAGAAGAATTACAATAATTATATAAGATATAATATAAAGGAGCTGTATTGATTTACAGCTCCTTTAATTTTTTCTCTATTTTATCAATCTCTTCTTCAGAAAAAACTTCTATACCATTTTCTAAAAGTTTTCTTGTGCTTATTCCCTGTCCCCTGATTAAACTTCCGGAAAAACTTCCATCATAGATAAAATTTTTACCACAGGAAGGGCTTCTTTCTTTTAAAATAGCAAAGTTAACTTTACTCAAAATCGCAATTTTTAATGTAGATTCAGCACCTTTTTTAAATTCCTTGGAAACTGAAATTCCCTTTCTATTAATTATTTCATCATTGACTATTTCAGCAGGTTCTCTTGGAATTGTCAGTCCTCCTAACACTTCTGGACAAACCTCTACAATATCTACATTATACTTTTTAAGAAGTTCTAATATTTTTTTTGAAAAGTTATTCCCACCTGAATACTTGACATTTTTTCCCAACAAGCAAGAGCTTATTAGAACTTTCATTCTATATCTCCCTTATATGAATATTTTGGTTTCTATCAGGACCAACAGAAACTACTGATATAGGGCATTCTATTATTTCCTCTATTCTTTTTAAATATTTTTTACAATTTTCCGGTAAATCTTTATAATTTTTTATTTGAGTAATGTCTTCATCCCAACCATCTAATTCTTCATAAATTGGTTTCGCACGATATAGAGATTGAGTATCTGCAGGAACATAGTTATAAATTTTTCCATCAATTTCATAAGCAACACAGATTTTTAATTTTCCTAGACCACTCAGAACATCAATTTTTGTTATAACTACATCAGTTAACCCATTTATTTCCGTAGCATATCTTCCAACAACCAAATCAAGCCATCCGCATCTTCTCGGTCTACCTGTAACAGCACCATATTCATAACCAATTTTTCTTATTTTTTCTCCAAACTCGCCATGTATTTCTGTCACAAATGGACCTTCACCGACTCTAGTAGTATATGCTTTCATAACTCCTATACCTTTATCAATTTTTCTAGGCGAAACTCCAGCTCCAGTTGTAACTCCAGCGAGAGTAGGAGATGAAGATGTTACATAAGGATAAGTTCCATAGTTGATATCAAGCATCATAGCTTGAGCACCTTCAAATAAAACTAATTTATTTTCATTTAAAGCTTTATTTACTATAGGAATAGTATCAACTATTCTGTGTTTAATTTTTTCTATATATCCCTTATATTCTTCGAAAATTGTGTCAAAATCAAGGGCTTCAACCTTGTAAATTTTTGTAAATAATTCATTTTTTTCTTTTAAATTCATTCTTAATTTTTCTTCAAATTGTTTTAAATCCAGTAGGTCTGCCATTCTTATACCATCTCTTGAAATTTTATCTGCATAGCAAGGACCGATACCTTTTTTAGTAGTACCAATTTTTATTCTGTCTTCAACATTTTCTCTAATTTCATCAAGTTTAATATGATATGGCATTATTACATGTGCTCTATCACTTATTATGACATGATCTGTTTTACTTCCTCTTTTTTCTAAACTAGCTATTTCATCTAAAAATACTTTTGGATCAACAACAACACCTGGACCTATTATACAAGTACCTGCATGCAGAACTCCAGATGGAAGTAATTTCAAAATAAATTTTTCTCCATTTACAACAACAGTATGTCCGGCATTATTTCCACCTTGAAATCTAACTACATAATCAGCTTTATCAGCTAAGACATCTATAATTTTACCTTTTCCTTCATCACCCCATTGT is a genomic window containing:
- a CDS encoding SPL family radical SAM protein — encoded protein: MKILKKELLTNKFSHIYIEKEALSNRNTQRIVAKFPNSKIIEISNYKEVFSSNNQNFITQKLSPKLILAVKNENNIYKGAKVCESFNNENFFYTSSIINCLYDCEYCYLQGVYPSANIVIFVNIEDVFEEVKKLLNDLGHIYLCISYDTDLLALDNICNFVDKWYELAKEYKNLKIELRTKSTNIKNIIEKKSLDNFIIAFTVSPDFIVKNYEKYTAGFEKRIEAIKDLQRKGWSIRLCIDPIIYTENFELIYSDMIKQIFVSLDKDKIVDISIGFFRISKEYLKKMRRQNSDSRLLHYPYVCENGVYSYSKAKREKALTHIKDILLNFVNVEKIYI
- a CDS encoding MBL fold metallo-hydrolase, with product MKISILGSGSAGNSTYIEVDGLKILVDTGFSCKKTEEKLEKIGENLADISAILITHEHSDHINGAGVIARKYNIPLYISPESYEAGMLKLGEINKDLIKLIDKDFIINDTIKVSPFDVMHDAVRTLGFRIENQLGKKVAISTDIGYVDNIVREAFKDVDAMVIESNYDFNMLMNCSYPWNLKSRVKSRNGHLSNNDCARFIKEMYTAKIKKIFLAHVSKDSNNPKLIKQTLDDEFDRMFRRPEYEITSQDEVSELFEI
- a CDS encoding 5-formyltetrahydrofolate cyclo-ligase, which translates into the protein MNKKEIRSIVRKKREALDLDFIEKASKIIFEKIKNEKYFIKAKSILSYMDFKNEVKTDEINNFIEKNEKNLILPRVIDKEKMIAIKNNGNFSKSPFGNIEPVGDEYLGEIDLIIVPGVAFDRYANRIGFGRGYYDRFFNVYPNAKRIAVAFEIQVVNEKIETDIFDKKIDILITEENIYRF
- a CDS encoding flavodoxin, producing the protein MKTVGIFYGTNGGKTQEVVDIVAAQLGDAQVFDVADGIDAIEMFDNIILASPTYGLGDLQDDWANVIDELADIDFSDKTVALIGVGDSALFAGNYVESMMHLYNAVEPKGAKIIGMTSTDGYDFDASEAVIDDKFMGLAIDASFDEDEITSKVESWVENLKEELQ
- a CDS encoding adenylosuccinate synthase — protein: MAGYVVVGTQWGDEGKGKIIDVLADKADYVVRFQGGNNAGHTVVVNGEKFILKLLPSGVLHAGTCIIGPGVVVDPKVFLDEIASLEKRGSKTDHVIISDRAHVIMPYHIKLDEIRENVEDRIKIGTTKKGIGPCYADKISRDGIRMADLLDLKQFEEKLRMNLKEKNELFTKIYKVEALDFDTIFEEYKGYIEKIKHRIVDTIPIVNKALNENKLVLFEGAQAMMLDINYGTYPYVTSSSPTLAGVTTGAGVSPRKIDKGIGVMKAYTTRVGEGPFVTEIHGEFGEKIRKIGYEYGAVTGRPRRCGWLDLVVGRYATEINGLTDVVITKIDVLSGLGKLKICVAYEIDGKIYNYVPADTQSLYRAKPIYEELDGWDEDITQIKNYKDLPENCKKYLKRIEEIIECPISVVSVGPDRNQNIHIREI
- a CDS encoding uracil-DNA glycosylase family protein — protein: MNEIMELWEEMKFEVGIIGTELIPKDKREILIGMGNRTAPILFIGNDPELYLAEDYKVAINSSGEFLLKLLDIVEITPDMYYVTTLAKREVKFKHFINEEDRKKLLDILFMQIGLIAPKIIVFLGNDTAQTVLGKEIDFNKERGEFFSWKGEIDTFITYDIETVIKARNDEGKKAITATNFWNDIKAIKARLDDNE
- a CDS encoding KpsF/GutQ family sugar-phosphate isomerase yields the protein MTDKEIIEIAKNIYTAEIDALIKRKDNLSENFIKTAKKILECKGKVVLTGIGKTGIIARKISATLASTGTTSTYMNSTEGLHGDLGLVNSDDIVIAISNSGENTEIMSIIPAIKNIGAYIIGMTGNINSSLAKVSDIVLDTHVDREGCPLNLAPMASTTSALVMGDALAGCLMKLRDFKPQNFAMYHPGGSLGKKLLTKVENLMKSGTSLALCNKESAIDDIVILMNDKKLGIVCVMENENLIGIITEGDIRRALKHRENFFNLKAKDIMTINYTKVDMRAMATDALSLMEDRPSQINVLPVFDKEKFIGVIRIHDLLKVK
- a CDS encoding SDR family NAD(P)-dependent oxidoreductase; translation: MKIALVTGATSGIGYEISKKLLNMGYSVYGVGRNFSKISFSNDRFHRIECDLSKLDNLEKMLHSLKKINFNLIVNSAGLAYFSPHEEMSISKIKNMLSVNLQAPLIITQYFLRTLKENKGIIINISSITAKKESPFAAVYSATKAGLSHFGNSLFEEVRKYGVKVVNLHPDMTKTNFYDKAFFECDDDKNTYINVSDLSNALDFILAQNTNIVITDLTIRPQKHLIKKKGNTK
- a CDS encoding DUF523 domain-containing protein; this encodes MKVLISSCLLGKNVKYSGGNNFSKKILELLKKYNVDIVEVCPEVLGGLTIPREPAEIVNDEIINRKGISVSKEFKKGAESTLKIAILSKVNFAILKERSPSCGKNFIYDGSFSGSLIRGQGISTRKLLENGIEVFSEEEIDKIEKKLKEL